DNA from Marinagarivorans cellulosilyticus:
AGTGTCGACCATGTCGTCAACTAATAAGCAGGTGCGGTCTTCGACCTCGCCGATGATATTCATGACTTCTGCTACATTGGCTTTTGGTCGACGTTTATCAATAATGGCCAGATCAACACCGAGTTCTTTCGCGACTGCGCGGGCTCGAACTACGCCGCCGATATCGGGCGATACAATAGTGAGGTGCTCGAAGTTTTGTTGCTCGATGTCGCTTAATAAAACAGATGATCCGTAGACGTTATCTACGGGGACATCGAAAAAGCCTTGAATCTGCTCTGAGTGCAAGTCAACTGTGAGTACGCGATCTACGCCGGCGGTGGCCATCATGTCGGCAACAATGCGTGCACTAATAGGTACGCGCGCAGAGCGAACTCGGCGGTCTTGGCGGGCGTAGCCAAAATAGGGGATCACGGCAGTGATGCGACCTGCTGATGCACGGTGTAGTGCGTCCACCATGAACAGAAGTTCCATGATGTTATCGTTGGTGGGTACGCAGGTTGACTGTACGATAAAAACGTCGCGACCGCGTACGTTTTCGTTGATTTCTACGGAAATTTCGCCGTCTGAGAATTGTGAGACGGTGGCGTCGCCAAGGGGGATGCCCAGTTGGTCGACAAGCTTCTTGGCAAGCGCTGGATTTGCATTGCCGGTAAAAACCATTAAATCAGGCACGTGAGTCACCTTGTAAACCTAGTGTGGAACGAATGACTAATGAGAGTTTGCGGCAGGAAGCTTTGGAAGATGGCTGGGGTGGCAGGACTCGAACCTGCGAATGGCAGGATCAAAACCTGCTGCCTTAGCCACTTGGCGACACCCCAGTAACACTATCTAATCTCGAAAGGGCGGTGTGTAGCGGTGATCTGTTTACACCCTTGGCCACAAAGCCTTCCAGATGTTCAGGTCTGTTAGCAAAAACCGATTTCGCTTGCGCTTCAGAATCAAAGCTTGCAAAGATGCATGCTCCTGTTCCTGTAAGCTTAGCTGGCGAAAAAAAGTTAAGCCAATCAACCGCTTCCTTCACTTGTGGATAACGCTCCAAGACTACGTCTTGGCAATCGTTTTTACCGCCCCCCTCAAGGAAGGCCGCTACTTTAATGATGGGCGTGTCTCTTGTCAATTTTTTTTGCGAAAAAATTTCAGCGGTTGATATGTGAGCATGTGGGCGAATGACAAGGTACCACTTGGCGGCTAAATCAACGGGCGAAATCACATCGCCAATACCTTCGGCCCAAGCGCTATTGCCCAGTACAAAAACTGGCACATCGGCGCCAAGTTGCACGCCAAGCTTGGCAAGGCTTGGCAAGTCGAGCTTTGTTTGCCATAAGCGGTTCAGGGCTAGTAGCGTTGTGGCGGCATTAGAGCTGCCACCGCCAATGCCCCCTCCCATCGGGAGTCGTTTTTGAAGTTCAATATTGGCGCCTAGGTTAATGCCTGTGGCGTGGCGCAATAGCTCGGCAGCCCGCACAATCAAATTGTCGGCAGTGCTCACGCCTGGAATTTCTGGGGTGAGAACAATTTTGGCGTCAGGCCGAGGGCTAAAGGCCAAAGTATCACCGTAATCTAGCAACTGAAAAACGGTTTGCAATTGGTGGTAGCCGTCTTGCCGTTGACCATTAATATGCAGGAATAAATTGAGTTTTGCGGGGCTGGGCAGTGTAAGCACTATTTTCGCTCCCACTGCTTGATGATAATCAGCACGCTTAACCCTTGCCTTGAGGCAATGAGTTTGTGGGGGAGTGATAGCTCGCCATATTGTTGGTGGCGGCTCAATTGAATATCCCACCCTTGCTGAGTAAGTGCGCTGTACGCGCCTTCTGGCGTCGTGGTGACTTTGTCGATAATGGCTGCTGGTGCCGGCTGCCCCTTAATCCAATATTGCAGTTCGTTAATTGGTGCTTGCCAACCTACAGTTTGTTGTAAAAGTTGCTCGGGTGTGGGTGCCCATTGTATGGGATGTTCAGGTGACTCAAGCGTCACGCCTTTTGAGGTGCGCCTAAGCCAGCTAGAGCCATAACCAAAAGGCCCAAAAAAATTAATCGCGTAGTTGTCTTTAAATTGCTGCCATTCAAAAGATGCGCTGTGAGGTTGGTCATCAACGGTGATTTTTATTTTCCCTAATGCTTTCCAGCGGTTGAACTGATTAAGCTTTGCTGTGTGCGCCTTTGCCGCTTTTAGGTTGTTGCCGGTAATTGGTGTGCTACTTGGGGTAAAGGATTGGCAGCCGCTTAACAGTAAAGCAAGTAGTGAGAGGTGCAGGAGTTTACGCATGGCGTTGCCTTATGAATTCACGTCGTCGAGAAGCTGGAAGCGCTTGAGACGCTCCATAATGAAGCGGCTGTTGGGCTGTAGTTGCAGGCCTTGCTTCCAAACCGCCAATGCCTCTTCTTGTTGCCCCTCTACCCATAAGACCTCGCCCAAATGAGCGGCAATTTCGTCGTTGGGCATAAGCTTGAGCGCTTGCCGCAAGTGTGTAATGGCCGAGCGATTCTGGCCTTGCCGGTAAAGCGCCCAGCCTAGGCTATCAATGGCTGCCGCGTTGTTGGGGTTTATGGCTAAGGCGCGCTCAATATAAGAGATGGCTTCAGGCAAGCGAATATTGGCGTCGGCAAGAATGTAGCCGAGTGAGTTGAGCGCATCGGCATTATTCGGGTCTATAGCGATAACCGTGAGAAGGTCGCGCTCAGCATCTTCAAGCCGGTTTAATGTTGTTAAAAACATGGCCCGGTTAAATAGCAGTGTTTGCGAGCGAGGAAAGCGGGTGATGCCTTCGTCAAATGCGCGCTCGGCTTGTTGCTGGTTGCCAATGTGACGGTAGTGGTCGGCCAGTAACAGGCTTAGGCCCTCTTGGAACTCTGCTTGCGCAGATAGCTGGTGGCCAGCAATTAGCTGTAATGCGAGGTCTTGCTGCTCGGTTTTATGCATCAAGTCAACTGCGCGGGCTAGAGCGGGCAAAAATTCTTTGCTGGGTTTTACTTGGCTGTAGTAACGAATCGCATCGTGCGGTGATTCTTGTTGTTGTGCAATTTTGCCTAGGTAGTAGTTGGCTGTGGCCTCTTGTGCGGCGGCGTGTTCTAGCGGTAAAAAGTGTTTCTTGGCTTGCTCTAGGTCTTCTTGCTGATAATAGGTAAGTGCAAGTGCGAGCTGAATATTGCCATCGCCAGGCGATTGCTTGAGTAGCTCTTCAAATTGAATAGCTGCCTCGGCGAGATTCGTTTGTGTGAGGTTGCGGGCGTACTGAAGGCGCAGGCGTTGGTTGTCAGGGAATAGCGCCACTATTTGCGCGAGCCGTAATTGTGCTGCGTTAGCGTCTTTTTTACCGAGTATTCTAAGTTCTTGTAGGTAGGCTTGCTCGTAATCGCTTTTGAGGATTTGTGCCTGCAGGGCGTTGCCCATGGCGCTGTCGAGTATAT
Protein-coding regions in this window:
- a CDS encoding tetratricopeptide repeat protein — encoded protein: MKLRQQHPASPKQRFLCNTICATMVLLLSGCASNLPVTQEAPKPLVITELPAKPFDTETLYSLMVAELAGSRDRLDIMLNNYVTQAIETQDAGITERAAHLANFMQDPVATQQMATQWASLAPENAQARYMAMASLSDAGRYFEAFEHGKYLISHQHFPHGLDALAVKATSSNASDDTVKTLLKLYNALLANHHKDAELTLAVSFLDYKLDILDSAMGNALQAQILKSDYEQAYLQELRILGKKDANAAQLRLAQIVALFPDNQRLRLQYARNLTQTNLAEAAIQFEELLKQSPGDGNIQLALALTYYQQEDLEQAKKHFLPLEHAAAQEATANYYLGKIAQQQESPHDAIRYYSQVKPSKEFLPALARAVDLMHKTEQQDLALQLIAGHQLSAQAEFQEGLSLLLADHYRHIGNQQQAERAFDEGITRFPRSQTLLFNRAMFLTTLNRLEDAERDLLTVIAIDPNNADALNSLGYILADANIRLPEAISYIERALAINPNNAAAIDSLGWALYRQGQNRSAITHLRQALKLMPNDEIAAHLGEVLWVEGQQEEALAVWKQGLQLQPNSRFIMERLKRFQLLDDVNS
- the ispE gene encoding 4-(cytidine 5'-diphospho)-2-C-methyl-D-erythritol kinase, with the protein product MLTLPSPAKLNLFLHINGQRQDGYHQLQTVFQLLDYGDTLAFSPRPDAKIVLTPEIPGVSTADNLIVRAAELLRHATGINLGANIELQKRLPMGGGIGGGSSNAATTLLALNRLWQTKLDLPSLAKLGVQLGADVPVFVLGNSAWAEGIGDVISPVDLAAKWYLVIRPHAHISTAEIFSQKKLTRDTPIIKVAAFLEGGGKNDCQDVVLERYPQVKEAVDWLNFFSPAKLTGTGACIFASFDSEAQAKSVFANRPEHLEGFVAKGVNRSPLHTALSRLDSVTGVSPSG
- a CDS encoding ribose-phosphate pyrophosphokinase, encoding MPDLMVFTGNANPALAKKLVDQLGIPLGDATVSQFSDGEISVEINENVRGRDVFIVQSTCVPTNDNIMELLFMVDALHRASAGRITAVIPYFGYARQDRRVRSARVPISARIVADMMATAGVDRVLTVDLHSEQIQGFFDVPVDNVYGSSVLLSDIEQQNFEHLTIVSPDIGGVVRARAVAKELGVDLAIIDKRRPKANVAEVMNIIGEVEDRTCLLVDDMVDTAGTLCNAAAALKTHGARKVIAYCTHPILSGPAAQRISQSALDELVVTDSIPLDDGVIETAKVRQLTLAPMLAEAMRRISNEESLSAMFR
- the lolB gene encoding lipoprotein insertase outer membrane protein LolB; this encodes MRKLLHLSLLALLLSGCQSFTPSSTPITGNNLKAAKAHTAKLNQFNRWKALGKIKITVDDQPHSASFEWQQFKDNYAINFFGPFGYGSSWLRRTSKGVTLESPEHPIQWAPTPEQLLQQTVGWQAPINELQYWIKGQPAPAAIIDKVTTTPEGAYSALTQQGWDIQLSRHQQYGELSLPHKLIASRQGLSVLIIIKQWERK